TTGCCGTCCTCCGTCACTACATAATCACTTAACATGCTTCCCACGGCCACCGCATTGGTGAGCAAACTGTCATGATCATTCTGAATCAGGTTTTTCACCCGTTTCAATTCCGTTTCAGTAAACGGTGCATTCTGCTCCACGCCCTGAGTCAGGCCTTGCTCGACCTTTTGAGCATCATGGTTCGGTGCATAAATTGCGCCGAGAAAAACTAGATTAAAATCCTTTTCTGACCAGGTGGTGGCCTGTACCTGAGTGCTCAGTCCGCTTTCCACCATGCCCTGATACAAATGCCCACTCGGCTGCATGGTATACAAATACGGCGTTAAAGCCAGAATTGGCTGTAACTGTTTATTCTGGCCATCCATATAAATGTGGAATCTGGCCAGATCACTGCCCTTTTTCACCACAAACTGACGCTGCTTGATCTGGCTGACATCTAACGGTGCCACTTTCGGTTGTGCAGGCACCTGACGTGCAGGAATCGGACTAAAGTACTGGTCGATCTGTTTCAGCACCTGGGCCTTATCAAATTTACCGGCAATCACCATCACCGCGTTATTCGGTGCATACCAGGTCCGATAGAAGCGTTGCAGTTCCGGCATCTTGATGGATTTCAATTCAGCCAGGTCACCAATCGGCAACCGTCCTAATGACTGGTTGCCATAGGCCGATTTCCACATCTGATCAATCAGCACAGCAAAAGGCTGATCCAAACGGATTTCACGTTCGCGTTTGACGATCTCAATTTCACTGGGCACAAACTTCTGTTGCAGTACCAGCTTATCCATGCGCTCGGACTCAAGATAGATGATCTCATTCAGCGCTTTCGCATCCGGGCGAACAATGTTGGTGTATTTGGTCGAGTAATAATCCGTGCTGGCATTGGTCATCAAGGTATATTGATCCAGACGGCGCTGAAACTCATCCCCTTTGACATTCACCGTGCCTTTAAACGCCAGATGTTCCAGCAAATGAGCCAAGCCGCCTTTGCCCTTTGGATCATTTAATGCACCCGTGAAGTACACCGTGTTCATAAACACTTTATTTTCTTTTTCATTCGGCGCAAGAATAACGCGGAAACCGTTGTCCAGCTTGTATTCTTCAATATTCTGCTGGCTTTTCACCAAGACGACTTCTGCACCTGAGACGGCACTGACCGCCATCACGCACATAGCAAGGGTAAGTTGCTTGAACCGCATCAACATAATCGTTCCAATTTTCTTTGAGGATTTCAAACCGTTATCGAGTTTTATAATAAAAAATCAGGCTATTTTTAAATAGTAGAGTTTTGCAAATACAGCCTAGCACACACACGGGTGATGCGGAGAAAAGATCTGTTTTTATAACAGCAACTCGGCGCGCATATACATTTTGGCATAGCCAGAAATTTCGATACGTCCATCGGCCTGTAAACAACACTCCAACTCACCACCACGTTTGGATGCCTGATAAGCCAGAATACGCGGCTTCTGCAACTTTTCCGCCCATAGTGCAGCGATACCGGTATGCAACGAGCCAGTGACCGGATCTTCAGGAATCCCCTGATGCGGAGCAAAATAACGGCTGACACAGTCATAAGCAGCCCGGCCAGGTGCAGTGACAGCTACACTGCGTGCATAGTCTTGGCCAATCTGTTCGATCAAGCGCATGTCCGGCTGTAGCTGTTCTACGGTTTCGGCATCCTCACACAACACAATAAAGGCCTGACTGTTTGTATACACTTCAACGAGATGATCCAGTCCCAGCGCTTGCGTCAAGGCTTTGGGATAATCTTCCACACGATACGGCATACGTACCGGAAAATTCATCTGGATCTTGCCGTCCTGCACTTGCGTAATATGAAACACGCCCAAGTCAGCCACATGAAAATGGATCTGAGACACAGTGGTATAGTCTTGAAACAGTACAAAACTGCTGGCCAAAGTGGCATGCCCACAAAAATCGACTTCATTGGTCGGTGTGAACCAGCGAATGGCATAGTTTTCAGCATCAATGATTTTGACAAAAGCCGTTTCGGAAAGGTTATTTTCCATCGCAATGTTCTGCATCAAAGATTCGTCCAGCCATTCTGGCGTGATCAACACGGCGGCAGGATTGCCCTGAAACAGATTGCGGGTAAACGCATCAACCTGATACATCTTCATATGACTGTTCTCTCTTCATGTTCATGCCGTTCTATCCCAACGGAGCATCGGGTTTTCGCCTATGCTAGGCAGCAGGATTGGGCTTCTTTTATAATACAAAACATGACATTTTCCAGAAGAATGAATCGTTATGTTTGCCCATCTACAGCCGGTTGAACTCGAAAAATCATATCGTTTAATCAATCACGGACCGACTGTTCTTGTGTCTGCACAGTATCAGGATGAACGTGATGTAATGGCAGCATCTTGGGCCTGTGCCGTCGAATTTTCTCCAGCCAAAGTCAGCGTGGTACTGGATAAAAGCTGCAAAACCCGCAGCCTGATTGAACAGTCCGGTTACTTTGCCTTGCAAGTAGCGACCTTAAAACAGCTGGAGATACTGTACCATTTGGGAACGCACAGCTTGTATGATCTTCCCGACAAACTCAAGCAGAGTGGAGTCCGTTTATTCCAGTTTGAAGGCTTCGAGCACATTCCAGTCGTGCAGGATTGCTCGGCTTGGCTGTTATGTCAACTGATTCCTGAACCGCACAACCAGCAAAACCACGATCTGTTTATGGGTCGTGTGGTGGCAGCTTTTGCGGATGACCGGGTGTTCCATCATGGACACTGGCATTTTCAGGATGCCGCGCCGGAATGGCGCAGCCTGCATCATGTCGCGGGTGGACATTTTTATACGATTGGTGAACCTGTCAGCGCCAAAAATGCAGTCACACGCTGATCTCTCAAAGACAAAACCCACGGTCAACGCGGGTTTTGACTGGATTACCAATGGGAACATTATTCCATATTGTTGATAATCGCCTGGCCAAATTCGGAACAACGCAACAAGGTTGCATCTGGCATCAGACGTTCAAAGTCATAGGTCACGGTTTTTGCTGCAATCGCTCCCGATATCCCTTTGATGATCAAATCCGCTGCTTCGGTCCAGCCCATGTCACGCAGCATCATTTCCGCAGACAGGATGATCGAACCCGGGTTGACCTTGTCCTGCCCCGCATATTTTGGTGCAGTACCGTGCGTGGCTTCATACATGGCGATAGCCCCGCCAATATTGGCACCGGGTGCAATCCCGATCCCGCCAACTTCAGCCGCGAGTGCATCGGAAATATAGTCACCGTTCAGGTTCAGTGTGGCAATCACTGAGTAATCCGCCGGACGCATCAGGATTTGCTGCAAAAAGGCATCTGCGATCACATCTTTAATGATAATGTCCTTGCCGGTTTTAGGATTTTTAATCTTGACCCAGGGACCACCATCAAGCAGCTCGCCACCAAAACGTTCCAGTGCGATTTCATAACCCCACTCTTTAAAGGCTCCTTCGGTGTACTTCATGATGTTGCCTTTGTGCACCAAGGTTACAGAAGGCTTGTCATTGTCGATTGCGAACTGGATGGCTTTACGCACCAGACGCTGCGTGCCTTCTTTCGAGACCGGCTTAATGCCAATGCCGCAGTTCTCTTCAAAACGGATCTTGGTGACACCCATTTCTTCTTTTAAAAATTTGATGACTTTTTTCGCTTCTTCAGAATCCGCTTTCCATTCAATCCCAGCATAGATATCTTCCGAGTTTTCACGGAAAATCACCATGTCGGTCAATTCGGGATGCTGCACCGGTGAAGGTACGCCCTCAAACCAGCGCACCGGACGTACACAGACATAAAGATCCAATTCTTGACGCAACGCCACGTTCAGAGAACGGATCCCGCCACCGACTGGCGTGGTTAAAGGCCCCTTGATCGAAACCACAAATTCACGCAGAGCCTCAAATGTTTCTTCCGGCATATAGCTGCCATAGATGGTATTTGCTTTTTCACCGCAATATACTTCCATCCATTCGATCGAACGTTTGCTACCATAGGCTTTCAACACGGCTGCATCGACAACAGCCTTCATTGCTGGTGTAATATCAACACCAATCCCATCGCCTTCAATGAACGGGATGATTGGATGGTTGGGTACATTAAGGGATAAGTCAGCGTTTACTGTAATTTTTTCACCGTCCGCTGGTACTACGATCTTCTGATAACCCATTGTGCAGGTTCTCCTCATGGCGCTGGCAAATTATAAATGTAGGCTTATTTTTAGGAATATACTTTTATCTTTTGTATACGCGTTTTATCTTAGAGCAAATGAATTCTTGAGGTGATTTTTGTGGAAAATATGATCATTTTTCCAATGAATCCATCCTCGCTATTTACTTATTTTTTACAGACTAAAGTTGCAATTTTTCATGAAAATCGTTCTATTTAACAAGCCCTTCGACGTCATGTCGCAATTTCGTGAAGATGAAAAGCATTTGACGCTCTCGCATTTTATTCACGATCCTGACTTGCGTATTGCCGGTCGTCTGGATTTGGATTCAGAAGGATTAATGTTTTTAACGGATCACGGCGGACTGAATCAGTTTATTACCAATCCGGCCAGCAAAAAATACAAGACCTATCTGGCTCAGGTCGAAGGTGAAATTACCGAAGAAGCTCTTGAGCAGTTGCGCAAAGGGATTGAACTCAATGATGGTATGACCCTGCCTGCACGCGCGCACAAAGTGGATGAGCCGACCTGGTTATGGGAACGTCATCCACCTGTACGCTACCGTGCCAGCGTGCCAACCTCTTGGGTGGAAATCCAGATTTGTGAAGGTCGTAACCGCCAAGTGCGCCGCATGACAGCTACTGTCGGCTTCCCGACTTTACGACTGATCCGCACCAAAATCGGTTCCATCGATTTGGTGCAAATGGGATTGCAACCTGGTGAGCAGAAAGAAATTGAACCTCTACTTTACCCAGACTTTAAAGATGTGCCAGCAGAACAGCCCTATCGCTCGCGTTCTTACGTGAAAAAACCGGGCGGTACTGGTGGAAAACCACTGCATCAAAAGAAAACCAAAGAAGGTGAAAAGAAAAAACCATCTGGCACCAAGCGCATCTGGCAGATGGATGAAAGCGAAAAACCGCGTCGCAAGACCAACGGTACGACCCGTCCCAACACCAAAAGTCGCGGCCGTCGTCCTCGCTAATCCTTTCGCTTACACCGTCTTGGGAAATGTTAAGCGAAATATCACACCTTGTGCTTGGTTCATCACGGTCGCCTGACCGTGATGTAACTGCATAATCGAAGCCACAATCGCCAGCCCTAAGCCTCCCGTCTGCGCTTTGCTGTGCCGACTACGATCCACCTGGTAAAAACGTTCAAAGAGATGCGCGAGATGGTTTTCCGGAATCGTAATGCCTTCGGTCAGCACCTCAACGTGAATGTCTGTTTCACTCTGCTGTGCGCACAGCAGGATTTTTCCGCCCCATGGGCCATAATCAATGGCATTCATCAACAGGTTGGATAAGGCTCGCTTGAAAAGATCGGGATGGGCGCTGAGTTGTAAATCCGGGGTGATCTGGACATCAATCTGCATCTGACGCTCTTCAGCCAGAAAGGCAAAATACTCCACCACCTCCGCAACCACGCTTGCGACATGAAACGGCACCCGCTCTAGCGGCACAGTGCTCTGTTCAGCACGCGCAATAAACAGCATGTTATCAATCATGTGTTTGAGGCGTTCATATTCTTCCAGATGCGAATCTAACAGCTGTTCCAGCTCCTGCGTTTGCCGCGGCTGCATCAGCATAATCTGAGTTTGTCCCATCAGGTTGTTCAAGGGGGTACGCAATTCATGGGCAATATCTTCGGAAAAACGCGCCAACTGTTCATAACTGGCCTGAATTTTTACCAGCATTTCGTTCATGGCCAGACGTAACTGTTCCACTTCCAATGTCGAACTGGCGATATCCAGCAGCTCACCACGTTCGGGATGATGAATCATTTGCGTTTGTAGCACCAGCGCATTCAGCGAGCGCAACAAATATTGCCCTGCCCAGCGTGCCAGTAATGTGGCCAAGACAGTACCCAACAGACTCAATAGTACCAGCCGACCCAAATAAGCATTCAGGATCTGATCGCCTTCATCCAGCTGTTTACCTGCCAACAGCAGATAGGGCTGTTGCTGGAATAACACGGTTTTATAGGCCAGCCGGGTCGTAGCATTGTGCGGTTGATTATTCAGGTAAATGATTTCTGGACTTGTAGGCAAAGGTGGTAATTGAATTTGTAAGGGATTGATCGAGATCAGGGTCTGCTGTGCATTTCTCAGCATCAACAGATTATCTTCCTGCCCCAACATATTTTCATACAGTTCAGGATGCACAATTAAGATCTGGAAGCTTTGCTGGTCTTGTAAAAACAGCTCAATCCGTTCCAGTCGTGCTTTTAAAGCCTGATCCTGCTGTTCAGCCACGATGCGCTGCATCTGCTGGTAAGACAACACACCGATACAGCCAAACACCACACAGCAAATCAGGCCAAAGATCCAGCTGAGCCGTGCAATTAAACTTAAATTTCGCCAAAACTTCATGGCAATACATCCAGTTTATAGCCCAGACCGCGAATGGTATGAATCAGTTTCGGCTGAAAATGGTCATCTATTTTGCCACGCAAACGGCGAATGGCGACATCCACCACATTGGTGTCGGTATCAAAATTAATATTCCAGACCGATGAAGCGATTTGTGCTCGGGTCAGCACCTCACCACGATGCTGCATCAGCAACTGTAACAAGGCAAATTCTTTCTGGGTCAGCTCAATCTTGATTTGGTCACGATGCACCGTATGTTGCACACGATGCAAACACAAATTTGCGACCTGATAGCTTTCGTTTTCCATCTGCCCACTACGGCGCAAAAGACTTTTAACCCGGGCCAACAATTCAATATACGAAAACGGTTTGACCAGATAATCATCCGCCCCTAGCTCCAGTCCTTTCACCCGATCCAGCACATGATCTTTTGCGGTCAGCATCAGTACAGGCACTTTAGTAAAAGTTCTCAGGGTTCTAAGAACCTGCCAGCCATCTAGCTCAGGCAACATCACATCCAGAATCACCAGATCAAAATGGTATTCTTTTAGGCAAAGCAAAGCGTGCACACCATCTTGCGCAAGCGAACAGAAATAACCGGACTCTGTTAAGCCTTTGGCCAGAAAACTGGCAATTTTGGCTTCATCTTCAACAATTAAAATATGCATGTCGCTA
This portion of the Acinetobacter sp. GSS19 genome encodes:
- a CDS encoding PhzF family phenazine biosynthesis protein → MKMYQVDAFTRNLFQGNPAAVLITPEWLDESLMQNIAMENNLSETAFVKIIDAENYAIRWFTPTNEVDFCGHATLASSFVLFQDYTTVSQIHFHVADLGVFHITQVQDGKIQMNFPVRMPYRVEDYPKALTQALGLDHLVEVYTNSQAFIVLCEDAETVEQLQPDMRLIEQIGQDYARSVAVTAPGRAAYDCVSRYFAPHQGIPEDPVTGSLHTGIAALWAEKLQKPRILAYQASKRGGELECCLQADGRIEISGYAKMYMRAELLL
- the icd gene encoding NADP-dependent isocitrate dehydrogenase produces the protein MGYQKIVVPADGEKITVNADLSLNVPNHPIIPFIEGDGIGVDITPAMKAVVDAAVLKAYGSKRSIEWMEVYCGEKANTIYGSYMPEETFEALREFVVSIKGPLTTPVGGGIRSLNVALRQELDLYVCVRPVRWFEGVPSPVQHPELTDMVIFRENSEDIYAGIEWKADSEEAKKVIKFLKEEMGVTKIRFEENCGIGIKPVSKEGTQRLVRKAIQFAIDNDKPSVTLVHKGNIMKYTEGAFKEWGYEIALERFGGELLDGGPWVKIKNPKTGKDIIIKDVIADAFLQQILMRPADYSVIATLNLNGDYISDALAAEVGGIGIAPGANIGGAIAMYEATHGTAPKYAGQDKVNPGSIILSAEMMLRDMGWTEAADLIIKGISGAIAAKTVTYDFERLMPDATLLRCSEFGQAIINNME
- a CDS encoding heavy metal response regulator transcription factor produces the protein MHILIVEDEAKIASFLAKGLTESGYFCSLAQDGVHALLCLKEYHFDLVILDVMLPELDGWQVLRTLRTFTKVPVLMLTAKDHVLDRVKGLELGADDYLVKPFSYIELLARVKSLLRRSGQMENESYQVANLCLHRVQHTVHRDQIKIELTQKEFALLQLLMQHRGEVLTRAQIASSVWNINFDTDTNVVDVAIRRLRGKIDDHFQPKLIHTIRGLGYKLDVLP
- a CDS encoding pseudouridine synthase, translated to MKIVLFNKPFDVMSQFREDEKHLTLSHFIHDPDLRIAGRLDLDSEGLMFLTDHGGLNQFITNPASKKYKTYLAQVEGEITEEALEQLRKGIELNDGMTLPARAHKVDEPTWLWERHPPVRYRASVPTSWVEIQICEGRNRQVRRMTATVGFPTLRLIRTKIGSIDLVQMGLQPGEQKEIEPLLYPDFKDVPAEQPYRSRSYVKKPGGTGGKPLHQKKTKEGEKKKPSGTKRIWQMDESEKPRRKTNGTTRPNTKSRGRRPR
- a CDS encoding heavy metal sensor histidine kinase, with amino-acid sequence MKFWRNLSLIARLSWIFGLICCVVFGCIGVLSYQQMQRIVAEQQDQALKARLERIELFLQDQQSFQILIVHPELYENMLGQEDNLLMLRNAQQTLISINPLQIQLPPLPTSPEIIYLNNQPHNATTRLAYKTVLFQQQPYLLLAGKQLDEGDQILNAYLGRLVLLSLLGTVLATLLARWAGQYLLRSLNALVLQTQMIHHPERGELLDIASSTLEVEQLRLAMNEMLVKIQASYEQLARFSEDIAHELRTPLNNLMGQTQIMLMQPRQTQELEQLLDSHLEEYERLKHMIDNMLFIARAEQSTVPLERVPFHVASVVAEVVEYFAFLAEERQMQIDVQITPDLQLSAHPDLFKRALSNLLMNAIDYGPWGGKILLCAQQSETDIHVEVLTEGITIPENHLAHLFERFYQVDRSRHSKAQTGGLGLAIVASIMQLHHGQATVMNQAQGVIFRLTFPKTV
- a CDS encoding flavin reductase family protein, with the translated sequence MFAHLQPVELEKSYRLINHGPTVLVSAQYQDERDVMAASWACAVEFSPAKVSVVLDKSCKTRSLIEQSGYFALQVATLKQLEILYHLGTHSLYDLPDKLKQSGVRLFQFEGFEHIPVVQDCSAWLLCQLIPEPHNQQNHDLFMGRVVAAFADDRVFHHGHWHFQDAAPEWRSLHHVAGGHFYTIGEPVSAKNAVTR